From the genome of Bombus pascuorum chromosome 2, iyBomPasc1.1, whole genome shotgun sequence, one region includes:
- the LOC132916671 gene encoding ubiquitin conjugation factor E4 A codes for MCDNVNNNPFAGLFSTINDAVSFSSQSQAIINESNKVSYVEQLEDKNVDNITEIKNLQGSKDSRIDNQVNRLLGDILGITLYEIGANEHQNRRLVLLNVDSIERAVFDRLMLPDLESKLVPIDNSQQFLNDPHTTEKQVIPYLFESYCRLQLYQNKPELSDVLCKISQIILQNASIVLQEPELFEEQEIYNQFITLCMDETGPKSEFILFVNGIVSEIQNDNEDNDMDAITVSFNPILDIIYKEAAQSNLVLFRQYWFTILNLFSSIEPLAKLVINHSTPKSNQGRAYADTLLGALFSLSCLPKTIEEPFYFFEKPLQQTSVEGNIWTALDALNESLQKVFHLLLKCSTEVRHLTLQWIGNCLHSNANRGKIWNTQNDVSFDSLLCVSDGFMLNLGNVLLRLCQPFCIKQNDSKVPKIDPTYCAADVNDQDECINSNIHLKGMSSETCLIPMSEGGARPVAKTFGFTTECFFLTHRALDLGYRVVLDKLLRTNQDLVRIQRIYQDAQNGGRSEVFDIITQRMEGEMTKYLSLRASLLVPEMLKLLAKFHATTAFWLVQVYLNDIKIGENEENYIPKECKEVKFPLPETVPDTLRCIPEFVVENTIRFLYLLRRINPNIFEEQGPSFLTPVLTEIIVLMESQQRLYNPHLRARLAEGLEALLPTSDETMSPVTPNLGTFHREQLFITHPYRQYIVPNLLKVFVSIEMTGQSVQFEQKFNYRRPMYVVMEYLWKLPEHRNNFISLAEEAEANMEAAQPPLFLRFINLLMNDAVFLLDEALSSMAQLKQLIQARESGEWNKLPQHERDQQAHYLLHLGMIARFDNILGRKTIYTLKMLTTEIKSIFCHPTMVDRIASMLNYLLLQLVGPNKKNLKVNGQKEYAFHPANLVLNICEIYINLSQSESFTLAVSQDGRSYSPELFKLADNVLVRIGGVGILGDLDQFAKNVETAASHKKEEEEILIDAPDEFLDPIMSTLMTDPVVLPSSRKTIDRQTIARHLLSDQTDPFNRSPLTMDMVKSNVELQHRVHEWIQQKKQEKTKNYH; via the exons ATGTGCGACAATGTGAATAACAATCCATTTGCTGGGTTGTTTTCAACTATCAACGATGCCGTGTCATTCTCCTCTCAAAGTCAGGCAATTATCAACGAAAGTAATAAAGTTAGTTATGTTGAGCAACttgaagataaaaatgttgaCAATATTACGGAAATCAAAAATTTGCAAGGTTCCAAAGATTCTAGAATCGATAATCAGGTTAACCGCCTTCTTGGCGATATACTtggaataacattatacgaaataGGAGCAAATGAACACCAAAACCGAAGATTAGTTCTCCTTAATGTTGATTCGATCGAGCGAGCAGTTTTTGACCGATTAATGTTACCTGATCTTGAATCTAAATTAGTACCTATAGACAATTCACAACAATTTCTTAACGATCCTCATACAACAGAAAAACAAGTAATACCCTATTTGTTTGAGAGTTACTGTCGATTGCAACTGTATCAAAACAAACCAGAATTATCTGATGTCCTTTGTAAAATAAGTcagataatattacaaaatgcaAGTATTGTGCTACAAGAGCCAGAATTGTTTGAAGAACAAGAG ATCTATAACcagtttattacgttatgtatgGATGAAACTGGGCCCAAAtcagaatttatattatttgtcaATGGTATTGTGTCCGAgatacaaaatgataatgaagaCAATGATATGGATGCAATAACTGTGTCTTTTAATCCTATTCttgatataatttacaaagaagCAGCACAAAGTAATCTTGTCCTTTTTCGTCAATATTGGTTTACtatattaaatcttttttcctCGATAGAACCCTTAGctaaattagtaattaatcATAGTACTCCTAAAAGCAATCAAGGCCGAGCATATGCAGATACATTATTAGGTGCACTTTTTAGCTTGAGCTGTTTACCAAAAACAATAGAAGAgcccttttatttttttgagaaGCCACTGCAACAG ACTTCAGTTGAAGGAAATATTTGGACAGCTTTAGATGCATTAAACGAATCATTGCAAAAGGTTTTTCATTTACTGTTAAAATGTTCGACAGAAGTTCGTCATTTAACTTTACAATGGATAGGCAATTGTCTTCATTCAAATGCAAATAGGGGAAAAATTTGGAATACCCAGAATGATGTGAGCTTCGACTCATTGTTATGTGTTTCTGACGGTTTTATGTTAAATTTAGGAAATGTGCTATTGCGTCTTTGTCAACCATTTTGCATTAAACAAAATGATTCTAAAGTACCTAAAATTGATCCAACATATTGTGCTGCAGAT GTTAATGATCAGGATGAAtgtataaattcaaatatacatttaaaagGAATGTCCTCAGAAACTTGTTTGATACCAATGTCAGAAGGTGGTGCCAGACCAGTTGCAAAAACATTTGGTTTTACTACTGAATGCTTTTTCCTAACTCATAGAGCATTAGATCTTGGATACAGAGTAGTGTTAGACAAACTTTTAAG AACAAACCAGGATTTGGTAAGAATACAGAGAATATATCAGGATGCACAGAATGGTGGTAGATCGGAAGTATTTGATATAATAACTCAACGCATGGAAGGAGAAATGAccaa gTATTTATCTTTAAGAGCAAGCCTTTTAGTACCAGAGATGTTAAAACTCTTAGCAAAATTTCACGCAACAACAGCATTTTGGTTAGtacaagtatatttaaatgatataaagattggagaaaatgaagaaaattacattccaAAGGAATGTAAAGAGGTGAAGTTCCCTTTACCAGAAACTGTTCCAGATACTTTGAG atGCATTCCTGAATTTGTGGTAGAAAATACTATtagatttttgtatttattacgaCGCATAAatccaaatatttttgaagaacAAGGTCCATCCTTTCTAACGCCTGTATTAACAGAG ATCATAGTATTAATGGAGTCTCAACAACGTTTATATAATCCTCATCTACGTGCACGTCTAGCAGAAGGCTTAGAGGCACTTTTACCTACAAGTGATGAAACTATGAGCCCTGTAACACCAAACTTAGGGACATTCCATAGagaacaattatttatcaCACATCCATATAGACAATAT atTGTTCCAAATTTACTTAAAGTATTCGTGAGTATTGAAATGACTGGACAAAGTGTACAATTTGAACAAAAGTTTAATTATCGGCGACCAATGTATGTTGTTATGGAGTACTTGTGGAAATTACCAGAACATCGTAATAATTTCAT TTCTTTAGCAGAAGAAGCAGAAGCCAATATGGAAGCAGCTCAGCCTCCATTATTTTTGcgttttataaatcttttaatgaATGATGCAGTTTTCTTACTAGATGAAGCACTTTCAAGCATGGCTCAATTGAAACAATTGATTCAAGCAAG GGAAAGTGGAGAATGGAACAAACTCCCACAACATGAACGTGATCAACAAGCCCATTATCTCTTACATCTTGGAATGATTGCACGATTTGACAATATATTAGGTAGAAAAACTATATACacattaaaaatgttaaccACAGAAATAAAATCCATCTTTTGTCATCCAACCATGGTGGATCGTATTGCCTCGATGCTTAATTATTTGTTGCTTCAGCTAGTTGggccaaataaaaaaaatttaaag gTTAATGGACAGAAAGAGTATGCGTTCCATCCAGCAaatttagtattaaatatatgcgaaatttatataaatcttaGTCAGAGTGAATCTTTTACGCTTGCTGTTTCACAAGATGGTCGTTCATACAGTCCAGAACTGTTTAAACTGGCTGATAACGTTCTTG ttcGTATCGGTGGTGTGGGTATATTAGGCGATTTAGATCAATTTGCAAAAAATGTCGAGACAGCCGCAAGTCAtaagaaggaggaagaagaaattttaatcgatgcTCCTGATGAATTTCTAGATCCAATTATGTCTACTTTAATGACAGATCCTGTTGTTCTTCCATCATCAAGGAAAACTATAGATCGGCAAACCATTGCAAG GCACTTATTAAGCGATCAGACCGACCCGTTCAATAGATCTCCTCTTACTATGGATATGGTAAAATCAAATGTTGAACTTCAACATAGAGTACATGAATGGATACAACAGAAGAAGCAAGAAAAGACGAAAAATTACCATTGA